From one Trifolium pratense cultivar HEN17-A07 linkage group LG1, ARS_RC_1.1, whole genome shotgun sequence genomic stretch:
- the LOC123922218 gene encoding vacuolar cation/proton exchanger 3-like, producing the protein MGSEGSQIRVWFEILLISKVGSFTARKSQTNREGEGENMEAEEDALIGFWSAFGWLDGMTVFIALLSEYVVDTIEVLRSDCGKGRGCVITFAIAVIGTKITFYYCLNLIQNPGGKKMYMYLYVHVPATMISLS; encoded by the exons ATGGGCTCTGAAGGTTCACAAATTCGGGTTTGGTTTG AGATTTTGTTGATTTCGAAAGTTGGATCCTTTACTGCTCGAAAAAGTCAGACAAACCGT GAAGGTGAAGGTGAAAACATGGAGGCAGAAGAAGATGCCCTGATTGGATTCTGGAGTGCATTTGGTTGGTTGGATGGAATGACTGTTTTCATTGCTTTGTTGTCTGAATATGTGGTGGATACAATTGAG GTTTTAAGAAGTGATTGCGGTAAAGGTCGCGGTTGCGTTATTACCTTTGCTATTGCCGTCATTGGAACCAAG ATCACCTTCTATTATTGTTTAAATCTAATACAGAACCCTGGAGGAAAGAAGATGTATATGTATCTTTATGTTCATGTGCCTGCAACAATGATCTCTTTGA GTTAG
- the LOC123924752 gene encoding patellin-4-like codes for MDDNDECNDENGNNNNNYIPLDLIENLKNLTNKQQDDHDDDHDCDQELVSDNEGIGFGTQNPIEIKLKIKKSLLEFRCKLEDAILGNYLLSEDEKGEKFAMSTENLREITLWGVPLLPSKAHEGTDIILRKFLKAKDYKVNDAFEMLQKTMVWRIKNNIDKILDEDLGSDFDNVGFLNSRDKEGRPVCYHVYEVFKDKVLYKKTFGNQQKCDLFFRWRIQLMETAVKRLCFRGGADGIIQVYDLKNAPIQGMKELNSINKKTLMLFQSYYPEIIYKNIVVNAPFWFYTSQVLFSRFMSQRNKSKFIFARPQRVTPILLKFIAPEHLPAEYGGLRRNNDQDFTPDDKVLEHKVRANSVSRIELPVHETGVTIMWDITVVGWDVSYKEEFIPDDEGSYTVLLQNQNTVGESTRNSFYINEPGRILLTIENGNFKRKKMYYRSKTRVTVPMFILLS; via the exons ATGGATGACAATGATGAATGCAATGATGAAAATggaaacaacaataataattacaTCCCTTTAGATTTAATTGAAAATCTAAAAAACCTCACCAATAAGCAGCAAGATGATCATGATGATGATCATGATTGTGATCAAGAATTGGTTAGTGATAATGAAGGGATTGGGTTTGGAACACAAAATCCTATTGAGATTAAGCTCAAGATAAAGAAATCATTGCTGGAGTTTCGTTGCAAACTCGAGGACGCGATTCTTGGAAACTATTTGTTAAGTGAAGATGAAAAAGGAGAGAAATTTGCAATGTCAACGGAAAATCTTAGAGAAATTACTTTATGGGGCGTTCCTTTGTTACCAAGCAAAGCACATGAAGGTACTGATATTATTTTGAGGAAATTCTTAAAGGCTAAAGATTACAAAGTCAATGATGCATTTGAAATGTTACAAAAGACTATGGTTTGgagaattaaaaataatattgataaGATTCTTGATGAAGATTTGGGTTCTGATTTTGATAATGTCGGATTTTTGAATAGTCGAGACAAAGAAGGTCGTCCGGTTTGTTACCATGTTTACGAGGTTTTTAAAGATAAAGTTTTGTATAAGAAAACATTCGGAAATCAACAGAAATGTGACTTGTTTTTTAGATGGAGGATTCAGTTGATGGAAACTGCTGTTAAAAGGTTGTGTTTTAGAGGTGGGGCTGATGGAATTATTCAGGTTTATGATTTGAAGAATGCACCTATTCAAGGAATGAAAGAGCTTAACTCAATCAACAAAAAGACTCTAATGTTGTTTCAATCCTATTACCCCGAGATCATCTACAAAAAT ATTGTAGTAAATGCACCATTTTGGTTCTACACATCACAAGTGCTATTCTCAAGGTTTATGAGCCAGAGAAATAAAAGTAAGTTCATCTTTGCAAGACCACAAAGGGTCACACCAATTCTCCTCAA GTTCATAGCTCCAGAACATCTTCCAGCTGAATATGGTGGTCTAAGGAGGAATAATGACCAAGATTTTACTCCTGATGATAAGGTTTTAGAGCATAAAGTCAGAGCAAATTCTGTTTCTAGAATTGAACTTCCAGTCCATGAG ACTGGAGTGACAATAATGTGGGACATAACTGTTGTTGGATGGGATGTGTCTTACAAAGAAGAGTTCATTCCAGATGATGAAGGCTCATACACAGTATTACTACAAAACCAAAATACTGTTGGTGAGAGTACCAGAAACTCTTTTTACATCAATGAACCAGGGAGAATATTATTAACAATTGAAAATGGGAATTTCAAGAGGAAGAAAATGTACTATAGATCAAAAACTAGAGTCACTGTTCCCATGTTCATTTTGCTATCATAA